One Glycine max cultivar Williams 82 chromosome 6, Glycine_max_v4.0, whole genome shotgun sequence DNA segment encodes these proteins:
- the LOC100777285 gene encoding heme-binding protein 2, with translation MAPSSTFQFSILLCLLLVSFLGVEGVLPPSCNRYECPTYNIKYVGKNFEIRRYNSPVWISNLAVQDPSLVGATRSGFKRLFSYIYGNNNYKKEMNMTTPVISEVSINGGNSSIVVSFYVPKVNQADPPLANGLYVQRWKTIDVAVRQFGGFVKDSNIGLQVSALNDSLTGTTWSAIVKNKYIVAQYNSPFELYNRVNEIWFFYE, from the exons ATGGCTCCTAGTTCCACATTCCAATTCTCAATTCTCTTGTGTCTTCTCTTAGTTTCATTTCTGGGTGTTGAAGGGGTACTTCCCCCATCATGCAATCGCTATGAGTGCCCCACCTATAATATCAAATATGTAGGCAAAAACTTTGAAATCCGTCGTTACAATTCACCTGTGTGGATTTCAAATCTGGCTGTTCAAGACCCTTCTTTGGTTGGAGCTACAAGATCTGGCTTCAAAAG actatttagttatatttatgGTAACAACAACTATAAGAAGGAAATGAACATGACAACGCCTGTGATCAGTGAAGTATCAATTAATGGTGGAAATTCCTCAATTGTTGTGAGCTTCTATGTGCCGAAAGTGAACCAAGCAGACCCACCTTTGGCAAATGGTCTCTATGTTCAGAGATGGAAAACTATAGATGTAGCAGTAAGACAATTTGGTGGATTTGTCAAAGATTCTAATATTGGGTTGCAAGTGTCGGCCTTGAACGATAGTCTTACCGGCACTACATGGTCCGCTATTGTTAAGAATAAGTACATTGTGGCACAGTACAATTCCCCTTTTGAATTGTACAATAGAGTGAATGAGATAtggtttttttatgaatga